A genomic region of Venturia canescens isolate UGA chromosome 9, ASM1945775v1, whole genome shotgun sequence contains the following coding sequences:
- the LOC122415785 gene encoding GTP-binding protein Di-Ras2-like — translation MTDYERIRLVVLGGAGVGKSAIIRRLLGQGFTERYRPTVEDLYSRECVLGTLTLKVDLLDTAGDLQFPAMRRLSIATAHAFLMVYATTSLASFECVKRCFEEVREQRPDFQEVPIVVAGNKLDLATAKRQVPIEDVSEWLFCELPKIRGKVMECSAKDDHNIKELFRCFVTLSRIVPKNSGSETDESGLRRRCSAYGSRRSGSPGGRTGSTSPGSPGQQQVMAAQGSSVVTVAEEVKSKPRSRSLIRRASRKTKQQIRDSHADDCNIS, via the exons ATGACGGACTACGAAAGAATTCGATTGGTCGTTTTGGGAGGCGCTGGTGTTGGAAAAAGCGCGATTATAAGGCGTCTTCTTGGGCAGGGATTTACCGAACGATATAGGCCAACGGTAGAGGATCTCTATTCAAGAGAATGCGTCCTTGGAACGTTGACACTGAAAGTCGATCTTCTGGATACCGCCG GTGACCTACAGTTTCCAGCGATGAGAAGACTAAGCATAGCGACGGCGCACGCCTTTTTGATGGTTTATGCGACCACGTCATTGGCGAGCTTCGAATGCGTCAAGAGGTGCTTCGAGGAAGTCAGAGAGCAACGACCTGATTTTCAG GAAGTGCCGATAGTCGTGGCCGGGAACAAACTTGATCTTGCTACGGCGAAACGACAAGTTCCGATAGAAGACGTTAGCGAATGGTTGTTCTGTGAATTGCCGAAAATTCGTGGTAAAGTAATGGAATGCTCGGCGAAGGATGATCACAACATCAAAGAATTATTCCGATGTTTCGTAACGTTGTCGAGAATCGTGCCAAAAAATTCGGGCAGCGAGACCGACGAATCGGGACTGAGAAGACGTTGTTCGGCTTACGGTTCGCGCCG GTCTGGCAGCCCCGGTGGTAGAACCGGGAGCACGAGTCCGGGATCTCCCGGCCAACAGCAGGTTATGGCAGCCCAGGGTTCGAGCGTAGTAACCGTTGCCGAAGAAGTCAAGAGCAAACCTCGGAGTCGTAGTCTGATAAGACGAGCGTCGCGAAAAACGAAGCAACAGATACGCGACTCACACGCGGACGACTGTAACATTTCTTAA